From Oncorhynchus mykiss isolate Arlee chromosome 6, USDA_OmykA_1.1, whole genome shotgun sequence, the proteins below share one genomic window:
- the LOC118964888 gene encoding uncharacterized protein LOC118964888 isoform X2: MEDCYPILISFMRNLTDEQWQVIYKGFKKPMTKEQLAKLCKTIVNSITQTTLQILLPALARILGVTGFYDNKYLAKEMCSCGGRALRPRSSTPSSKSSQTSLKAHLGMPEDSIISSAQEQLSKSDQMVAAGQLSEIDKVVGTMLENIEKISSEFGEELVYQESLRSSSSLSFSTAKSQKTEWEFALPGTPIPSELPESTAQPIVRCSVIDMSESTKPKTMVCDARTSMFAIADTIMKKVYPEAEGQVTSHPDLTDPIARLEELISQGRIGALSRDLSHQVNRIISDSNLTPLGLTVVAGKSASDTILSKLKRNDKVGKPTTYELVQLFVEESVKCLLLPSFVPYSTSMSLAQGAKVLARVSEDRISCSSSSSSVFSDSQSLYQSYGKPGHVLCGF; the protein is encoded by the exons ATGGAGGACTGctacccaatcctcatctcattcatgcgcaatcttactgatga GCAATGGCAAGTGATCTATAAAGGATTTAAAAAACCT ATGACAAAGGAACAGCTTGCAAAATTGTGCAAGACCATTGTCAACTCCATTACACAGACCACCCTGCAGATCCTGCTGCCGGCCCTGGCCCGCATTCTAGGGGTGACGGGCTTTTATGACAACAAATATTTGGCGAAGGAGATGTGTAGCTGTGGCGGCAGGGCTCTCCGACCAAGGTCTAGCACACCCTCTTCcaagag ttcccagacctcaCTGAAAGCCCACCTGGGAATGCCAGaggacagtatcatcagcagtgcccaggagcaactgtcaaaatctgaccaaaTGGTGGCTGCAGGACAGCTTTCAGAAATAGATAAAGTGGTTGGAACTATGCTGGAGAACATTGAGAAGATAAGCAGCGAATTTGGCGAGGAATTGGTCTATCAAGAGTCACTGCGGtcttcctcctcgttgtcattctcaactgccaaatcacagaagacagagtgggaatttgcactccctggcactcccattcCTTCTGAGTTACCCGAGAGTACTGCTCAGCCCATTGTAAGATGCTCAGTCATTGACATGAGCGAATCTACTAAGCCAAAAACAATGGTGTGTGATGCCAGAACAAGCATGTTTGCCATAGCCGATACCATCATGAAGAAGGTATATCCAGAGGCAGAAGGGCAGGTTACATCTCACCCTGATCTAACAGATCCAATAGCTAGACTGGAGGAGCTCATATCTCAGGgtaggattggtgctctctcCCGTGATCTCAGTCACCAAGTCAACCGCATAATTTCCGATagcaacttgacccctctggGACTGACAGTGGTGGCTGGAAAGAGTGCATCTGATACCATCCTTTCGaagctgaagaggaatgacaaggTGGGGAAGCCCACAACTTACGAGCTGGTTCAGCTGTTTGTAGAGGAGTCTGTTAAGTGCCTCCTGCTTCCTAGTTTTGTGCCCTATTCAActtcaatgagtttggctcagggGGCCAAGGTGTTGGCTAGAGTGTCTGAAGATAGAATTTcatgctcttcttcttcttcatcagtaTTTAGTGACAGTCAGTCTCTTTACCAAAGTTATGGTAAGCCAGGTCATGTACTCTGTGGATTCTGA
- the LOC118964888 gene encoding uncharacterized protein LOC118964888 isoform X1, with product MMMIPRGRGGRLLRKNQWPSSRRSPRRQERQWQVIYKGFKKPMTKEQLAKLCKTIVNSITQTTLQILLPALARILGVTGFYDNKYLAKEMCSCGGRALRPRSSTPSSKSSQTSLKAHLGMPEDSIISSAQEQLSKSDQMVAAGQLSEIDKVVGTMLENIEKISSEFGEELVYQESLRSSSSLSFSTAKSQKTEWEFALPGTPIPSELPESTAQPIVRCSVIDMSESTKPKTMVCDARTSMFAIADTIMKKVYPEAEGQVTSHPDLTDPIARLEELISQGRIGALSRDLSHQVNRIISDSNLTPLGLTVVAGKSASDTILSKLKRNDKVGKPTTYELVQLFVEESVKCLLLPSFVPYSTSMSLAQGAKVLARVSEDRISCSSSSSSVFSDSQSLYQSYGKPGHVLCGF from the exons GCAATGGCAAGTGATCTATAAAGGATTTAAAAAACCT ATGACAAAGGAACAGCTTGCAAAATTGTGCAAGACCATTGTCAACTCCATTACACAGACCACCCTGCAGATCCTGCTGCCGGCCCTGGCCCGCATTCTAGGGGTGACGGGCTTTTATGACAACAAATATTTGGCGAAGGAGATGTGTAGCTGTGGCGGCAGGGCTCTCCGACCAAGGTCTAGCACACCCTCTTCcaagag ttcccagacctcaCTGAAAGCCCACCTGGGAATGCCAGaggacagtatcatcagcagtgcccaggagcaactgtcaaaatctgaccaaaTGGTGGCTGCAGGACAGCTTTCAGAAATAGATAAAGTGGTTGGAACTATGCTGGAGAACATTGAGAAGATAAGCAGCGAATTTGGCGAGGAATTGGTCTATCAAGAGTCACTGCGGtcttcctcctcgttgtcattctcaactgccaaatcacagaagacagagtgggaatttgcactccctggcactcccattcCTTCTGAGTTACCCGAGAGTACTGCTCAGCCCATTGTAAGATGCTCAGTCATTGACATGAGCGAATCTACTAAGCCAAAAACAATGGTGTGTGATGCCAGAACAAGCATGTTTGCCATAGCCGATACCATCATGAAGAAGGTATATCCAGAGGCAGAAGGGCAGGTTACATCTCACCCTGATCTAACAGATCCAATAGCTAGACTGGAGGAGCTCATATCTCAGGgtaggattggtgctctctcCCGTGATCTCAGTCACCAAGTCAACCGCATAATTTCCGATagcaacttgacccctctggGACTGACAGTGGTGGCTGGAAAGAGTGCATCTGATACCATCCTTTCGaagctgaagaggaatgacaaggTGGGGAAGCCCACAACTTACGAGCTGGTTCAGCTGTTTGTAGAGGAGTCTGTTAAGTGCCTCCTGCTTCCTAGTTTTGTGCCCTATTCAActtcaatgagtttggctcagggGGCCAAGGTGTTGGCTAGAGTGTCTGAAGATAGAATTTcatgctcttcttcttcttcatcagtaTTTAGTGACAGTCAGTCTCTTTACCAAAGTTATGGTAAGCCAGGTCATGTACTCTGTGGATTCTGA